The Alnus glutinosa chromosome 7, dhAlnGlut1.1, whole genome shotgun sequence genome includes a region encoding these proteins:
- the LOC133872529 gene encoding bZIP transcription factor 17-like produces MADALVAEQLPNKKPHNFSSEFDSLPIPPLDSLFFSDNNSNSNNVIDTNSMSSEAYIADLGMGFGYDESADFELTFDDLENLYIPFETEDFLISDGLDAVQPGTVPAEPVHLSNSSSQESGVSEVSSHRASEVAKFLNLPVSDSDSYGREYSPQISSENSADRDQNVSRVMNLPSPESGGCDREFSGGSVSSQGSGYRPPSPDSANVIVVDQKIKEEAETGSKNSVSKRKKEQDEGNTTDSRTTKYQRSSENAAVSDDEDKRKARLMRNRESAQLSRQRKKHYVEELEDKVRAMHSTISDLNSKISYIMAENATLRQQLSVSGGAAGGMCAPHAGMYPHPAMAPVAYPWMPCAPYMVKPQGSQVPLIPIPRLKSQQPASAPKVKKSESKKEGKTKKVASVSFLGLLFFVMLCGGMAPFLNVRYGGIGNKVPGGYSYVSDRLYGQYRGQVLSVNGYSNGSGESVGVGFSSGQFDISNRVHYERGCIRGEETKFERKDQGSQPLPGSDEFVNLGNASERLVASLYVPRNDKLVKIDGNLIIHSILASEKAMASQATPGKEDNTKTGLAIPRDLAPALAIPDVGGNRGRHAHLYRNPTGGQKALASGSADTLKDHLKSTAADGKLQQWFREGLAGPMLSSGMCTEVFQFDVSPASSPGAIIPASTVSNVAAEHRRNASRLNKGKNRRILHGLPAPLPGSNYNITEEHVRKNSQKESFQGNKSSPIIVSVLIDPREGGDIEVDGMIKPKSLSRIFVVVLLDSVKYVTYSCVLPRSGPHLVTT; encoded by the exons ATGGCTGACGCATTGGTCGCCGAGCAACTTCCTAACAAGAAACCTCACAATTTCTCATCGGAATTCGATTCCCTCCCAATTCCGCCTCTCGATTCCCTTTTCTTCTCTGATAacaacagcaacagcaacaaTGTTATTGACACCAACAGTATGAGCTCTGAGGCGTACATTGCGGATCTTGGGATGGGGTTCGGGTACGACGAGAGCGCAGATTTCGAGCTTACCTTCGACGACCTCGAAAATCTCTACATCCCCTTCGAAACCGAAGACTTTCTCATCTCCGACGGGCTCGATGCGGTTCAGCCGGGTACGGTCCCGGCTGAACCGGTCCATCTCTCCAATTCGTCGTCGCAGGAATCGGGTGTTTCCGAAGTTTCAAGCCATCGGGCCTCGGAGGTTGCTAAGTTCTTGAATCTCCCGGTGTCCGACTCCGATAGCTACGGCCGCGAGTATTCTCCGCAGATTTCTTCGGAGAATTCGGCCGATCGTGACCAGAATGTCTCTAGGGTTATGAATTTGCCGTCTCCGGAATCGGGTGGTTGCGACCGCGAGTTCTCGGGCGGGTCGGTATCGTCGCAGGGTTCGGGGTACCGTCCGCCATCTCCTGATTCAGCGAATGTGATCGTGGTCGATCAGAAGATTAAGGAGGAGGCAGAGACGGGGTCGAAGAATTCCGTGTCCAAGAGGAAGAAAGAGCAGGATGAAGGGAACACCACGGATTCGAGGACCACGAAGTACCAGAGGTCGTCGGAGAATGCGGCGGTGAGCGATGACGAAGATAAGAGGAAGGCGAGGCTGATGAGGAACCGCGAGAGCGCGCAGCTGTCGAGGCAGAGGAAGAAGCACTACGTGGAGGAGCTGGAGGATAAGGTGAGGGCTATGCATTCCACTATTTCCGACTTGAATAGTAAGATATCGTATATTATGGCCGAGAACGCCACTTTGCGCCAGCAACTGAGTGTGAGTGGCGGTGCCGCTGGTGGCATGTGTGCCCCGCATGCGGGGATGTACCCGCATCCCGCTATGGCGCCCGTGGCTTATCCATGGATGCCGTGTGCACCCTATATGGTAAAACCGCAAGGGTCTCAGGTTCCATTGATACCGATACCCAGACTGAAATCACAGCAGCCTGCATCGGCTCCAAAGGTGAAGAAGTCGGAGAGTAAGAAGGAGGGGAAGACTAAGAAGGTTGCGAGTGTTAGTTTTCTGGGTTTGTTGTTTTTCGTCATGCTTTGTGGTGGGATGGCTCCTTTTTTGAATGTTAGATATGGAGGAATTGGGAACAAAGTTCCTGGGGGATACAGTTATGTTAGTGATAGGTTGTATGGTCAGTACCGTGGTCAGGTTTTGAGTGTTAATGGCTATTCGAATGGATCTGGAGAAAGTGTGGGTGTTGGATTTTCTAGTGGGCAATTTGATATTTCTAACAGGGTACATTATGAGAGAGGTTGCATACGAGGAGAAGAGACAAAATTTGAACGGAAAGATCAAGGATCACAGCCTTTACCGGGTTCAGATGAATTTGTTAATCTAGGAAACGCTAGTGAGCGTCTTGTTGCTTCTTTGTATGTGCCGAGGAATGATAAACTTGTGAAGATTGACGGTAACTTGATAATTCATTCTATTCTGGCCAGTGAGAAAGCTATGGCATCTCAGGCTACTCCTGGAAAGGAAGACAATACAAAAACTGGTTTAGCAATTCCTAGAGATTTGGCTCCGGCATTGGCCATTCCTGATGTTGGAGGGAATAGAGGGAGACATGCTCACTTGTATAGAAATCCCACTGGAGGACAGAAGGCTCTTGCCTCTGGCTCTGCGGATACTTTGAAGGACCATTTGAAGTCGACTGCAGCAGATGGTAAACTGCAACAATGGTTCCGTGAAGGCCTTGCAG GGCCAATGTTGAGTTCTGGCATGTGCACCGAGGTGTTCCAGTTTGATGTCTCACCAGCTTCTTCTCCAGGAGCTATAATTCCGGCATCCACAGTGTCGAATGTTGCAGCAGAACACCGTCGGAATGCTTCTCGTCTTAACAAGGGGAAGAATAGAAGGATCCTCCATGGTCTTCCAGCTCCCTTGCCTGGATCTAATTATAACATAACTGAAGAACATGTGCGGAAAAACTCACAGAAGGAAAGCTTTCAAGGTAATAAATCTTCGCCAATAATTGTTTCTGTACTTATTGATCCCAGAGAGGGTGGCGACATTGAAGTTGATGGCATGATCAAACCAAAGTCACTTTCTCGGATATTTGTTGTGGTGCTTTTGGACAGCGTAAAGTATGTGACTTACTCATGTGTGCTTCCGCGGTCTGGTCCTCATCTGGTGACGACTTGA
- the LOC133873748 gene encoding psbP domain-containing protein 6, chloroplastic, translated as MMQLDKIIRLSEPNPSLPSNLCVSPKTPSLQTMAAFPICSTSNSPLKVTAKSPAPAPAPAPFAQKRNQLSLRREFLKGLSLLPLLELKHPRPSSAAKEIEVGVYLPPSPSDPSFVFFKASPKDTPALRAGNVQPYQFIIPPTWKQTRVANILSGNYCQPKCAEPWVEVKFEDDKQGKVQVVASPLIRLTNKPNASIEEIGSPEKLIASLGPFVTGNTYDPDELLETQVEKLGDQTYYKYVLETPFALTGSHNLAKATAKGNTVVLFVASANDKQWQTSEKTLKAMLDSFQV; from the exons ATGATGCAACTGGATAAGATCATAAGACTGAGTGAGCCAAACCCATCACTCCCTTCGAATCTCTGCGTCTCTCCCAAAACTCCCTCTCTACAAACAATGGCAGCTTTCCCCATTTGCTCAACTTCAAACTCCCCTCTCAAAGTAACGGCCAAATCCCCAGCCCCAGCCCCAGCCCCAGCCCCATTCGCTCAGAAGCGTAACCAACTCTCTCTCAGACGAGAATTCTTGAAAGGTCTTTCTCTGCTTCCTCTTCTTGAGTTGAAGCACCCACGTCCTTCTTCAGCGGCTAAAGAGATCGAGGTTGGGGTCTACCTCCCGCCTTCCCCTTCCGACCCTTCCTTCGTCTTCTTCAAAGCCTCTCCCAAAGACACCCCTGCTCTTCGCGCAG GAAATGTGCAACCCTACCAGTTCATCATCCCACCAACTTGGAAACAGACACGAGTAGCAAACATATTGTCTGGTAATTACTGCCAACCCAAATGTGCAGAGCCTTGGGTGGAGGTGAAATTTGAAGACGATAAACAGGGGAAAGTCCAGGTAGTGGCTTCACCTTTGATACGCCTGACCAATAAACCCAATGCATCGATTGAAGAAATTGGGAGCCCTGAGAAGCTGATTGCTTCTCTTGGCCCTTTTGTTACTGGAAACACATATGATCCAGACGAACTCCTTGAGACACAAGTTGAAAAGCTTGGAGATCAGACG TATTACAAATATGTGCTCGAGACTCCTTTTGCTTTGACGGGTTCACACAATCTTGCAAAGGCAACAGCAAAGGGGAATACCGTAGTCTTATTTGTAGCTAGTGCAAATGATAAACAGTGGCAAACATCTGAGAAAACCCTGAAAGCCATGCTTGATTCCTTTCAGGTGTAG